A genomic window from Micromonospora violae includes:
- a CDS encoding 2-oxoacid:acceptor oxidoreductase subunit alpha yields MTKQIRQLDRVVIRFAGDSGDGMQLTGDRFTSETAQLGNDISTLPNFPAEIRAPAGTLPGVSSFQVHFADYDILTPGDAPNVLVAMNPAALKANLADLPRGADIIVNTDEFTKRNLAKVGYQTSPLDDDSLAGYVVHPVALTSMTIGALAAHEVSKKDAERSKNMFALGLLSWMYSRPYESTLRFLERKFAARPELVAANVAAFKAGWNFGETTEDFAVRYEVKPAKMKPGTYRNITGNAALSLGLVAAGVRSGLPVFLGAYPITPASDILHELSKHKRLGVVTMQAEDEIAAVGAALGASYGGSLGVTTTSGPGVALKSETISLAVALELPLVIVDVQRAGPSTGMPTKTEQADLNMALYGRHGEAPVAVIAPRSPSDCFFAALEAARIALTYRTPVILLSDNYVANGSEPWLLPDVESLPDLRVEFATEPNGEDGTTFLPYLRDPETLARPWAIPGTAGLEHRIGGLEKADKTGDISYDPANHDFMVRTRAARIETIPVPDIEVEDPDGDARVLVLGWGSTYGPIGAACRGVRQRGLSVAQAHLRHLAPMPANLGEVLRSYDKVVIPEMNLGQLAHVIRARYLVDAISYNQVRGLPFTAAELETTLEEVLKNV; encoded by the coding sequence GTGACCAAGCAGATCCGTCAACTCGACCGGGTGGTCATCCGGTTCGCCGGTGACTCCGGCGACGGCATGCAGTTGACCGGCGACCGGTTCACCTCGGAGACGGCACAGCTCGGCAACGACATCTCCACGCTGCCGAACTTCCCCGCCGAGATCCGGGCCCCCGCCGGCACGCTGCCGGGTGTGTCGAGCTTCCAGGTGCACTTCGCCGACTACGACATCCTCACGCCGGGTGACGCGCCCAACGTGCTGGTGGCGATGAACCCGGCGGCCCTCAAGGCCAACCTGGCCGATCTGCCGCGCGGCGCCGACATCATCGTCAACACCGACGAGTTCACCAAGCGCAACCTCGCCAAGGTCGGTTACCAGACCAGCCCGCTGGACGACGACTCGCTGGCCGGCTACGTGGTGCACCCGGTGGCGCTGACCTCGATGACGATCGGCGCGCTCGCCGCCCACGAGGTGTCCAAGAAGGACGCCGAACGGTCGAAGAACATGTTCGCCCTCGGCCTGCTCTCCTGGATGTACTCGCGGCCCTACGAGTCGACGCTGCGCTTCCTGGAGCGCAAGTTCGCGGCCCGTCCGGAGCTGGTCGCCGCGAACGTCGCCGCCTTCAAGGCCGGCTGGAACTTCGGCGAGACCACCGAGGACTTCGCGGTCCGCTACGAGGTCAAGCCGGCGAAGATGAAGCCGGGCACGTACCGCAACATCACCGGCAACGCCGCACTCTCGCTGGGGCTGGTGGCCGCCGGGGTCCGCTCCGGGCTGCCGGTCTTCCTCGGCGCGTACCCGATCACGCCCGCGTCGGACATCCTGCACGAGCTGAGCAAGCACAAGCGCCTCGGCGTTGTCACCATGCAGGCCGAGGACGAGATCGCCGCCGTCGGCGCCGCCCTGGGCGCCTCCTACGGCGGGTCGCTCGGCGTGACCACCACCAGCGGCCCCGGCGTGGCGCTCAAGAGCGAGACGATCTCGCTCGCGGTGGCGCTGGAGCTGCCCCTGGTGATCGTGGACGTGCAGCGCGCCGGCCCGTCGACCGGCATGCCGACCAAGACCGAGCAGGCCGACCTCAACATGGCGCTCTACGGTCGGCACGGCGAGGCGCCGGTCGCGGTGATCGCACCGCGTTCCCCGTCGGACTGCTTCTTCGCGGCGCTGGAGGCGGCCCGGATCGCGCTGACCTACCGCACCCCGGTGATCCTGCTGTCCGACAACTACGTCGCCAACGGTTCCGAGCCATGGCTGCTGCCCGACGTGGAGTCGCTGCCCGACCTGCGGGTCGAGTTCGCCACCGAGCCCAACGGCGAGGACGGCACCACCTTCCTGCCCTACCTGCGTGACCCGGAGACCCTGGCCCGGCCGTGGGCGATCCCTGGCACGGCGGGCCTGGAGCACCGGATCGGCGGGCTGGAGAAGGCCGACAAGACCGGCGACATCTCCTACGACCCGGCCAACCACGACTTCATGGTGCGCACCCGGGCGGCCCGGATCGAGACGATCCCGGTTCCGGACATCGAGGTGGAGGATCCGGACGGCGACGCTCGGGTGCTGGTCCTCGGCTGGGGCTCGACGTACGGGCCGATCGGCGCGGCGTGCCGTGGCGTACGCCAGCGCGGCCTCTCCGTCGCCCAGGCGCACCTGCGGCACCTGGCCCCGATGCCGGCCAACCTCG